Below is a window of Burkholderia cepacia DNA.
ATTCGCGCTGGAACGACGTGTACCGGACGCTGCGTGGCGAATACGGCGCGCGCAGCACGCGCAGCGATCCGAACGACGACAGCAGCACCGTGATGCACGTCGCGGCGCCGATCCGGCGCGGCAACGAGATCATCGGCGTGCTGACGATCGCGAAGCCGAATCAGACGGTCGCACCGTTCATCGCGCGCAGCCAGCGCAAGATCATGCTGTACGGCGCATTGCTGATGGGCGGCGCGATCCTGATCGGCGTGGCGTGCACGTGGTGGCTGGTGCTCGGGCTGCGGCGCCTGCAGCGCTATGCGCGCGCGATCGCGGCCGGCGAGCGCGCGGCGATGCCGCTGCAGGGCGCGAACGAGCTGGCCGAGCTCGGGCGCGCGGTGGAAAGCATGCATCAGCGGCTGGAGGACCGGCAGTACGTCGAAACCTACATCCACACGCTCACGCACGAGATGAAGAGCCCGCTGGCCGCGATCAGCGGCGCGGCCGAGCTGCTGCAGGAAGACATGCCGGTCGCGAACCGCCGGCGTTTCACCGAGAACATCCGCCGCCAGGCCGGCCGCCTCGAACAGATGATTCGCAAGCTGCTCGCGCTGGCCGAGGTCGAGCAGCAGCAGCGCCTGTCGGTGCACGAACCGGTCGCGCTGCGGCCAGTGCTCGAACAGCTCGTCGACGATATCGAGCCGCGCGCGCGGCAGCGCGGCGTGAGCCTGCGGATCGACGCGAACGATGCGGCCGATCCGGCGGTCGTCGAAGGCGATCCGTTCCTGCTGCGCCAGGCGCTCGGCAACCTGCTCGACAACGCACTGGATTTCGCGCCGCAGGGCAGCACGATCCGGATCGCGCTTGAACGGCAGCCGGCGGGCAGGGCGCAGGTCGCGGTCGTGCGCGTCGACGACGACGGCCCCGGCGTGCCCGACTACGCGCTGGCGCGCGTGTTCGAGCGTTTCTATTCGCTGCCGCGCCCCGACGGCCAGGATCGCAGCACGGGCCTCGGGCTGTGCTTCGTGCGCGAAGTCGCGATGTTGCACCGCGGCCAGGTCGCGCTCGCGAACCGCGACGAAGGCGGCGCATGCGCGACGCTCACGCTGCCGTCGGCCGGCTGACCGCTTCACCCTCGCCACACATTCGCTTCACGCCGGCTTCAATCGCCCTTCACCGGGGCCGCTCATGCTGACCGCATCTTCCACTTCGGTATCCGTCAGCAATGAATCGAGTCCTGTTGTTCAAGTCCGTGATCACCGCGTTTCTTGCGCTGGCGATCCTGATCCCGCTGCAGATGGTCCAGAGCATCGTGCGGGAACGCGCCGACTATCGGCAGAGCGCGCTGCAGAGCATCTGGGCGAGCTACGCGGGCCCGCAGACGGTGACGGGCCCGGTGCTCGTCGTGCGTTACACGGAAGTCACGCGCGTGCGCGACGATTCGCCGGCAGGCGGCAAGACCAAGACGAGCCTGAGGAGCGAGACGAAACGCCTGCTCGTGTTTCCGAGGACGCTGAAACTCGACGGCACGCTGTCGGTCAACGTGCGCTATCGCGGCATCCACAAGGCGCTGGTGTACGGGCTCGACAGCCGGATGACGGGCACGCTGCCGTTGCCGGACCTGAAGAAGCTGCCGCAGGCCGACGGCCACGTGAGCTTCAAGATCGACAGCGCATATGTCGCGCTCGGCATCGGCGATCTTCGCGGGCTGAAGGCGCAACCCGACCTGCGCATCGGCGGCAAGCCGCTCGACGTGGAGCAGGGCACGCTGCTCGACAGCCTGCGCCAGGGCGTGCACGCGAACGTCGATCTCGCGGCGCTGGCGGAGTCAAACGCCGGCGCGGCGATCGTGCCGTTCAGCATCGGCCTGCCGCTGGCGGGGGCGGAATCGGTTGCGTTCGCGCCGGTGGGCGACCAGAACGACTTCTCGCTGAAATCGACCTGGCCGCATCCGAGCTTCGGCGGCGAGTTCCTGCCGGCCGAGCGCACGATCGACGCGCGCGGTTTCACGAGCAACTGGCACGTGACGTCGTTCAACACGAAGGCGCGCGAACAGGTCGCGTCCGGCAACGGAGGGGGCGAGATCGAGATGGCGTCGGTATCGGTGATCGAACCTGTGAACGTCTATCTGCAGGCCGAGCGCGCGACGAAGTACGGTGCACTGTTCGTGATGCTTACGTTCGCGAGCTTCTTCATGTACGAACTCGTGAAGCGGCTGCGCATTCACCCGATCCAGTACACGCTGGTCGGCCTGTCGCTCGCGCTGTTCTTCCTGCTGCTGTTGAGCCTGTCCGAGCACATCGCGTTCGGCTACGCGTATCTCGCGGCGAGCGGCGCATGCATCGGGCTGCTCGGCTTCTACCTGTCGTTCGTGCTGCACAGCGTGAAGCGCGGCGCGACGTTCACGGTGCTGCTAGCGATGCTGTATGCGGCGCTTTACGGGTTGCTGCTGTCGGAAGACAACGCGCTGATGCTCGGTTCGCTGCTGCTGTTCGCGATTCTCGCCGGCATCATGACGTTGACGCGCCGGGTCGACTGGTATTCGCTTGGCGCGGCTTGGCAGCCGCTGGCCGACAAGCAGGGTGCGGCGGCCGTGAAGCCGGCGGCGCCGGCGAAGTAAGCGCACGGGTCGCGCGCCAGCGCGCCGGTCGGGAATGCCGAGGCCGGCGCGTGATGTCGTGCGCGCCTTCGCGTTTCATGTGGGCGATGCGGGCCGGTGAAAGCGCGCCTGCGGAATCTCGGCGACGGCCGTGATTTCGATCAGCAGGTCGGGATGGTAGAGCCGTTCGACCTGAACGGTCGTCGTCACCGGATAGGGCTCGACGAAATACTGCTTGCGGATGTCGCCCGCCTGCATGAATGCGTCGATGTCGGTCGCGTAATGGACGAGCGAGATCACGTCCTGCATCTGCCCGCCCATCGCGGCCAGCACGGCGCGGATGTTGTCGAGCGTCTGACGTACCTGGGCGCGCATGTCGCCCTGGCCGACAACCTGCCCGTCGCGGTCGAGCGCGACTTGCCCCTTCAGGTGCACGATCCGCCCGTCGCCCTGGATCACGGCCATCGAGAACGCGCCGAACGGCGCCCAGACTTCCGGCGGATTCAAGGCTTCGGCCATTGCGCGGCTCCGGTGGGGCGGGAACGGGGCGAGCGCCGCCGATCGCGGCGCCCGGCTATCGCCGCATTATGGCGGC
It encodes the following:
- the creC gene encoding two-component system sensor histidine kinase CreC is translated as MHIGLRIFFGFFLIVGLAALITLRVFVQEVKPGVREAMEDTLVDTAQVLATLAADDMANGHIADGAFARQLGKLHERPVSANVWGIQKNAIGYRLYITDAHGIVRYDSSGSAVGQDYSRWNDVYRTLRGEYGARSTRSDPNDDSSTVMHVAAPIRRGNEIIGVLTIAKPNQTVAPFIARSQRKIMLYGALLMGGAILIGVACTWWLVLGLRRLQRYARAIAAGERAAMPLQGANELAELGRAVESMHQRLEDRQYVETYIHTLTHEMKSPLAAISGAAELLQEDMPVANRRRFTENIRRQAGRLEQMIRKLLALAEVEQQQRLSVHEPVALRPVLEQLVDDIEPRARQRGVSLRIDANDAADPAVVEGDPFLLRQALGNLLDNALDFAPQGSTIRIALERQPAGRAQVAVVRVDDDGPGVPDYALARVFERFYSLPRPDGQDRSTGLGLCFVREVAMLHRGQVALANRDEGGACATLTLPSAG
- the creD gene encoding cell envelope integrity protein CreD, yielding MNRVLLFKSVITAFLALAILIPLQMVQSIVRERADYRQSALQSIWASYAGPQTVTGPVLVVRYTEVTRVRDDSPAGGKTKTSLRSETKRLLVFPRTLKLDGTLSVNVRYRGIHKALVYGLDSRMTGTLPLPDLKKLPQADGHVSFKIDSAYVALGIGDLRGLKAQPDLRIGGKPLDVEQGTLLDSLRQGVHANVDLAALAESNAGAAIVPFSIGLPLAGAESVAFAPVGDQNDFSLKSTWPHPSFGGEFLPAERTIDARGFTSNWHVTSFNTKAREQVASGNGGGEIEMASVSVIEPVNVYLQAERATKYGALFVMLTFASFFMYELVKRLRIHPIQYTLVGLSLALFFLLLLSLSEHIAFGYAYLAASGACIGLLGFYLSFVLHSVKRGATFTVLLAMLYAALYGLLLSEDNALMLGSLLLFAILAGIMTLTRRVDWYSLGAAWQPLADKQGAAAVKPAAPAK
- a CDS encoding RidA family protein, with amino-acid sequence MAEALNPPEVWAPFGAFSMAVIQGDGRIVHLKGQVALDRDGQVVGQGDMRAQVRQTLDNIRAVLAAMGGQMQDVISLVHYATDIDAFMQAGDIRKQYFVEPYPVTTTVQVERLYHPDLLIEITAVAEIPQARFHRPASPT